In one window of Leptospira sp. WS92.C1 DNA:
- a CDS encoding GlmU family protein, translating into MPKIQRILIDEREVPAGLRSLTRIRSFAEIRSGILNTIQRTRESYPDATVFYSHSNPAFQQAFLERNPKFYAYDKKDVDLVLTPESCLPWNLINGTAKNIESDLELSREVQKWIRKLKVKSNHFHVVGKSKHLHVHPSATVYPGVVFDTTSGPVIVDKDVKITSFSFIEGPVYIGPNSQIDNARITGATTIGATCRIGGEVGTSVIGDFTNKHHEGFLGHSIVGSWVNIGALATTSDLKNNYGVVKIREENDDCITGSIKFGSVIADYSKIAIGVMLNTGTVVDFGCNVVSPRVSGYVPPFTWVESGQPYILDLFLRDARKIMARRNRELTLSETELIRILYESKVKK; encoded by the coding sequence ATGCCGAAGATCCAAAGAATTCTCATCGATGAAAGAGAAGTTCCGGCGGGTTTGCGATCTCTTACAAGAATCCGATCTTTTGCGGAGATTCGGAGCGGGATTCTCAATACGATTCAAAGAACCAGGGAATCGTATCCTGATGCAACGGTATTCTATTCTCATTCCAATCCCGCGTTTCAACAAGCGTTCTTAGAACGAAATCCGAAATTCTACGCCTATGACAAAAAGGATGTAGATCTGGTTTTAACTCCTGAATCCTGTCTTCCTTGGAATCTGATCAACGGAACCGCGAAGAACATCGAGTCCGATTTGGAGTTGAGCCGCGAGGTTCAAAAATGGATTCGAAAGTTAAAGGTAAAATCCAATCACTTTCATGTGGTGGGTAAATCCAAACACCTGCACGTCCATCCTTCCGCAACGGTATATCCCGGAGTCGTATTTGATACAACCTCAGGGCCGGTCATCGTGGACAAGGATGTGAAGATCACTTCTTTTTCTTTTATAGAAGGGCCGGTTTATATCGGACCGAATTCTCAAATCGACAACGCAAGAATTACCGGCGCTACCACGATCGGAGCCACTTGCAGAATCGGTGGTGAGGTCGGAACCTCCGTCATAGGAGATTTTACAAACAAACACCACGAGGGTTTTTTGGGACATTCGATCGTGGGAAGTTGGGTAAATATCGGAGCGTTAGCCACAACATCCGATTTGAAAAACAACTACGGAGTCGTAAAGATCAGAGAGGAGAATGACGACTGCATCACCGGTTCGATCAAGTTCGGTTCGGTGATCGCCGATTATTCTAAGATCGCAATCGGAGTTATGTTGAACACCGGTACGGTCGTTGATTTCGGATGTAACGTGGTGTCTCCCCGCGTGAGCGGATATGTTCCTCCGTTTACCTGGGTAGAATCGGGGCAACCGTATATTCTCGATTTATTTTTGAGAGACGCCCGGAAAATTATGGCGAGAAGAAATCGGGAACTTACGTTATCTGAAACGGAACTCATCCGTATTCTGTACGAATCTAAAGTAAAAAAATAA
- a CDS encoding carboxyl transferase domain-containing protein: MEIIESKIRTSSSEYKENFEDLKQKVESMRGLIRKIELGGGEKAIQRHKGRGKFTARERISALIDPGTSFLELSPFAAEGVYPDSVPSAGILTGIGRISGVDCMIVANDATVKGGTYYPLTVKKHIRAQEIALQNSLPCIYLVDSGGAFLPMQDEVFPDKDHFGKIFYNQANLSALKIPQISVVMGSCTAGGAYIPAMSDESVIVKGNGTIFLGGPPLVKAATGEIVTPEELGGAFVHSTISGVTDHYAEDDAHAIEITRNIVSTLHLAGDVSKGSGISWEEPLYPSEEIYGIIQKDIRKSYDVREIIARVVDGSRFQEFKKYYGTTLVTGFAKIYGKMVGIIANNGVLFSESALKASHFIELCNQRSVPLLFLQNITGFMVGKKYENSGIAKDGAKMVNAVSTSIVPKYSIVIGGSYGAGNYGMCGRAFNPRFLWMWPNSRISVMGGEQAANVLLTVKMEQLEKEGKKMSENEQFDFRKPILDDYESRSSCVYSSARLWDDGVIDPAKTRDILGVTLYADHSKKLEVPRYGIFRM; encoded by the coding sequence ATGGAAATTATAGAATCCAAAATACGTACGTCCTCGTCGGAGTATAAAGAGAATTTTGAAGATCTAAAACAAAAAGTAGAATCGATGCGTGGTCTGATTCGTAAGATCGAGTTAGGCGGCGGTGAAAAGGCGATCCAACGTCATAAAGGAAGAGGAAAGTTTACCGCGAGGGAACGAATTTCGGCGTTGATCGATCCGGGAACTTCGTTTCTGGAACTTTCTCCTTTCGCGGCAGAAGGTGTGTATCCGGATTCGGTTCCTTCCGCGGGAATTTTGACCGGTATCGGAAGAATTTCCGGAGTCGATTGTATGATCGTTGCAAACGACGCCACGGTAAAGGGTGGGACTTACTATCCTCTCACGGTAAAAAAACATATCCGAGCGCAAGAGATCGCTCTGCAGAACTCTCTGCCTTGTATTTATCTCGTGGATTCCGGAGGAGCCTTTTTGCCGATGCAAGACGAGGTTTTTCCGGATAAGGATCATTTCGGAAAGATTTTTTACAATCAAGCAAATCTTTCCGCTCTCAAAATTCCGCAAATTTCGGTCGTAATGGGAAGTTGTACCGCGGGCGGGGCATATATTCCGGCCATGTCCGACGAATCCGTAATCGTAAAAGGAAACGGAACCATCTTTTTGGGTGGTCCTCCTTTGGTAAAGGCGGCGACGGGAGAAATCGTCACGCCGGAAGAATTGGGCGGAGCCTTTGTTCACAGTACGATATCCGGTGTTACGGATCATTACGCGGAAGACGACGCACACGCGATCGAGATCACGAGAAACATAGTAAGCACTCTACATCTTGCCGGAGACGTTTCAAAAGGATCCGGAATCAGTTGGGAAGAACCTTTGTATCCTTCCGAAGAAATTTACGGAATCATTCAAAAGGATATCCGCAAAAGTTACGATGTTCGAGAGATCATCGCGAGGGTTGTAGATGGGTCTCGATTTCAAGAATTCAAAAAGTATTACGGAACCACTCTTGTCACCGGATTTGCAAAGATCTACGGCAAGATGGTGGGAATCATCGCAAACAATGGTGTGTTGTTTAGTGAAAGCGCTCTCAAGGCTTCTCACTTTATCGAACTTTGCAATCAGAGAAGTGTTCCTCTTCTGTTTTTACAAAACATCACAGGGTTTATGGTGGGTAAGAAATATGAGAACTCCGGGATCGCAAAAGACGGTGCAAAGATGGTAAACGCGGTATCAACTTCGATCGTGCCAAAGTATTCGATCGTGATCGGCGGTTCTTACGGAGCGGGAAATTACGGAATGTGCGGTCGTGCTTTTAATCCTAGATTTTTATGGATGTGGCCTAATTCGAGAATTTCAGTGATGGGAGGTGAACAAGCGGCTAACGTGCTTCTGACGGTAAAGATGGAACAACTCGAAAAAGAAGGAAAGAAAATGTCCGAGAACGAGCAGTTTGATTTCCGAAAACCGATCTTGGATGATTATGAAAGTCGTTCTTCTTGTGTCTATTCTTCTGCAAGACTTTGGGACGACGGAGTGATTGATCCAGCGAAAACTCGCGATATCTTAGGAGTGACTCTTTACGCCGATCATTCTAAAAAGCTCGAGGTCCCACGATATGGAATTTTTAGAATGTAG
- a CDS encoding DUF5683 domain-containing protein → MFSKNYFYFFLFLLPSFLFGETIIFKDGSILKGKISSQNAQSVTIKTEDGKLQEISKVRVLKVVYKNVSQEEAQKIKKEEEAKLLIQEQKKKEKEDQKKIEEQLVQKNKEEKEKQSRSEEEVKKANTNQKEQERLSRIQQKGMNPWDVTRRSAVLPGWGQWTDERKVPAIVFSSLFVSALYWIHRENQIYRKSVKDLNHINNPYETFLPVPTFGDPITLYLYSKPFEDQRERVSQNYQNLQLSIGFAILVYAANIFDAYFFHPLLTKSTSSHLIFDYNPMVRLESSAPPSSNTSGGSLEGFWKLGICFSLE, encoded by the coding sequence ATGTTTTCAAAAAATTATTTCTATTTTTTTCTCTTCTTATTGCCTTCCTTTCTTTTTGGCGAAACTATCATTTTCAAAGACGGATCCATTCTTAAAGGAAAAATCTCCTCTCAAAACGCGCAGAGCGTAACGATCAAAACCGAAGATGGCAAACTTCAGGAAATTTCAAAAGTTCGAGTTTTAAAAGTCGTCTACAAAAATGTCAGTCAAGAAGAAGCGCAAAAAATTAAAAAAGAGGAAGAGGCAAAGCTCTTAATACAAGAGCAAAAGAAAAAAGAGAAAGAAGATCAGAAAAAAATCGAAGAACAACTCGTTCAAAAAAATAAAGAAGAAAAAGAAAAACAATCCCGATCAGAAGAAGAAGTAAAAAAGGCGAATACCAATCAAAAAGAGCAGGAACGTCTTTCTCGGATTCAACAAAAGGGAATGAACCCTTGGGACGTCACTCGAAGATCCGCGGTGCTTCCGGGATGGGGTCAATGGACGGATGAGCGAAAAGTTCCCGCTATTGTTTTTTCTTCTCTGTTTGTTAGTGCTCTTTATTGGATCCATCGAGAAAATCAGATCTATAGAAAGTCTGTAAAGGATCTGAATCATATAAACAATCCTTATGAAACTTTTTTACCGGTGCCTACATTTGGCGATCCGATCACACTTTATCTTTACAGTAAGCCGTTTGAAGATCAGAGAGAAAGAGTAAGTCAAAATTATCAGAATCTTCAGTTATCGATCGGTTTTGCAATTCTTGTCTATGCGGCCAATATTTTTGACGCGTATTTTTTTCATCCTCTATTGACGAAGTCGACTTCTTCTCATTTGATTTTCGATTACAATCCAATGGTGAGATTGGAGTCTTCTGCTCCGCCCTCATCCAATACATCCGGCGGATCTCTCGAAGGTTTTTGGAAGTTAGGAATTTGCTTCTCTTTAGAATAG
- a CDS encoding ammonium transporter produces MNWTKRILLLLTLLLPIVLFGQEATAPAAAPTPVADKGDTVWMLVASAFVFFMIPGLALFYGGLVRSKNVLSTMMHSFVAILVLTIQWTVFGYSFAFSGTNPYFGNFDLAFLNGIDENTLELTIPKYVHFLFQGMFALITPALISGAIAERVKFGGYVVFILLWSTFVYDPVAHWVWAADGWLFKMSALDFAGGTVVHLISGIAGLAAAIVLGKRKGGGPALIAPNNLTYTLIGAGLLWFGWFGFNAGSGLAVNGLAARAFLVTLIAPAAAGVAWLVIEYIHTKKATALGAASGIVAGLVVITPASGFVGVQGALIMGFLVSPVCYLAILLKGKLGYDDSLDAFGIHGVGGALGAILTGVFALSLGAGVATRGDQILVQVISVVATGAYSFIVSVILVFLIDKTIGFRISEEKEIAGLDSEIHGEKGYEL; encoded by the coding sequence ATGAATTGGACCAAGAGAATACTCTTATTACTCACTCTGCTTCTTCCAATTGTCCTATTCGGACAAGAAGCAACTGCTCCTGCGGCGGCGCCGACGCCTGTCGCCGATAAAGGAGACACGGTTTGGATGCTTGTTGCATCTGCGTTTGTGTTTTTTATGATTCCCGGCCTTGCCCTGTTTTATGGCGGTCTTGTTAGATCTAAAAACGTACTCTCTACCATGATGCACAGCTTTGTTGCGATCCTGGTACTAACCATTCAGTGGACCGTCTTTGGATATAGCTTTGCGTTTTCCGGAACGAATCCGTATTTCGGTAACTTTGACCTTGCTTTCCTCAATGGAATTGATGAGAATACTTTAGAATTAACGATTCCAAAATACGTTCACTTTCTCTTTCAAGGTATGTTTGCTTTGATTACCCCCGCGCTGATTTCAGGAGCGATCGCAGAGAGAGTAAAATTTGGCGGATACGTAGTTTTTATCCTCCTCTGGTCCACATTCGTTTACGATCCCGTTGCACACTGGGTTTGGGCAGCTGACGGTTGGTTGTTTAAGATGAGCGCTTTGGATTTCGCGGGAGGAACTGTGGTTCACTTGATTTCCGGGATCGCGGGACTTGCAGCGGCCATCGTTCTTGGAAAAAGAAAGGGTGGCGGTCCCGCTCTTATTGCTCCGAACAATCTTACTTACACTTTGATCGGTGCGGGGCTGCTTTGGTTTGGTTGGTTCGGTTTTAACGCAGGATCCGGTCTTGCGGTCAATGGACTTGCAGCGAGAGCTTTTTTAGTGACTTTGATCGCACCTGCGGCTGCCGGTGTGGCTTGGTTGGTGATCGAATACATTCATACTAAAAAAGCTACGGCTCTTGGAGCGGCTTCCGGAATCGTTGCCGGTCTGGTGGTAATCACTCCCGCATCGGGTTTTGTAGGAGTGCAAGGAGCTTTGATCATGGGATTTCTCGTAAGTCCTGTATGTTATCTCGCAATCTTGTTGAAAGGTAAACTGGGATACGACGATAGCTTAGACGCGTTCGGGATTCACGGCGTGGGCGGTGCGTTAGGCGCGATTCTTACCGGTGTGTTCGCTCTTTCTCTCGGAGCTGGAGTCGCTACCAGAGGAGATCAAATTCTGGTTCAGGTAATCAGCGTTGTCGCTACCGGGGCTTATTCTTTTATCGTTTCCGTGATCCTTGTGTTCCTAATCGATAAAACTATCGGATTCCGTATTTCCGAAGAGAAAGAAATCGCCGGTCTGGATTCCGAGATCCACGGTGAAAAAGGTTACGAACTTTAA
- a CDS encoding P-II family nitrogen regulator codes for MKLIVAIIQPHKLEEVKAELTKNEIYRLTVSDVQGYGQQKGKTEVFRGHEYQVNLLRKVRLEIAVNDEFVKPTVDAILKAAKTGDGKIGDGKIFITPLEDVIRIRTGERGSSAI; via the coding sequence ATGAAATTAATCGTTGCTATCATTCAGCCGCATAAACTTGAAGAGGTTAAGGCGGAATTGACTAAAAATGAGATCTACAGACTGACCGTAAGCGATGTCCAAGGTTACGGACAGCAAAAGGGAAAAACCGAGGTTTTTCGCGGTCACGAATATCAGGTGAACCTTTTGAGAAAGGTTCGTCTTGAAATCGCCGTAAACGACGAATTCGTAAAACCCACCGTGGATGCGATCTTGAAAGCGGCAAAAACCGGAGATGGAAAAATCGGAGACGGAAAGATTTTTATCACTCCTCTCGAAGACGTGATCCGTATCAGAACCGGAGAAAGAGGAAGTTCGGCGATCTAA
- the prmC gene encoding peptide chain release factor N(5)-glutamine methyltransferase, which produces MQHPDSILSLLKKSEDFLKKKEIASARLDAEILLADLLGLQRVKLYVNFEKLLNETEKNAYRDRIVDRSKNKPTAYITGQKSFYNSVFYVNENVLIPRPETEELVEKILSEFKEDTGEKSVLDLCTGSGCIGISLQLARKNWKTTLSDISKEALEIAKKNAAQILEETNSIQFLESDLFSSIPTELKFDLIATNPPYIPLTDKEGMMKDVVDYEPHLALFLENPKEFLSQLIADAHSRLKEDGKFYMETLPALANDLVLESLTKGWRKGKVEKDLSAKNRFIVLTK; this is translated from the coding sequence ATGCAACACCCAGATTCCATTCTTTCCCTTCTCAAAAAATCCGAAGATTTCTTAAAAAAAAAAGAGATCGCCAGCGCGAGACTCGACGCGGAAATTTTACTCGCCGATCTTCTTGGTCTTCAGAGAGTCAAACTCTACGTCAACTTTGAAAAACTGTTAAACGAAACCGAAAAAAACGCTTACAGAGATCGAATCGTAGATCGTTCCAAAAACAAACCGACCGCTTATATCACCGGTCAGAAATCGTTTTACAATTCCGTGTTTTATGTAAACGAAAATGTTCTCATTCCAAGACCGGAAACGGAAGAACTCGTGGAAAAAATTCTATCCGAGTTCAAAGAGGATACCGGAGAAAAAAGCGTATTGGATCTCTGTACCGGAAGCGGGTGTATCGGAATCAGTCTGCAATTGGCGCGCAAAAATTGGAAAACCACGTTGAGCGATATCTCGAAAGAGGCGCTCGAAATCGCGAAAAAAAACGCCGCCCAAATCCTGGAAGAAACAAATTCCATTCAATTTTTGGAAAGTGATTTATTTTCGTCGATTCCGACCGAGCTCAAGTTCGACCTCATCGCGACCAATCCGCCTTACATTCCCCTAACGGATAAAGAGGGAATGATGAAAGACGTGGTCGATTACGAACCGCACCTTGCTTTGTTTCTTGAAAATCCGAAAGAATTCTTATCTCAATTAATCGCCGACGCACATTCTCGTTTGAAAGAAGATGGAAAATTCTACATGGAAACTCTGCCTGCTCTGGCAAACGATCTCGTTTTAGAATCTCTGACAAAAGGCTGGAGGAAAGGGAAAGTGGAAAAGGACCTTTCGGCAAAAAATCGTTTTATCGTTCTGACAAAGTAA